The DNA segment GCGTCAGCCATCACTACAAGGGCCGCTTCTGCGCAGACGATTTCACCAAATGCGGTCCGGCTGACGGCACCATCCCCTCCGGTGGCATCAAGGGCTTCGCCAAGCTGAACGAGCAGTCGGCGACCCGCTGGCAGAAAACCACCATCAAACCGGGCATGAACGACTTCACCTGGCGCTACACCGCCGGCCATGCCACCGCCTACTACCAGTTCTACATCACCAAGAAAGACTGGAACCCGAACCAGCCGCTGACCCGCGATTCCTTCGAGTCCAAGCCCCTGCTGCACGAGAATGCCAACGGCGCGCGGCCGTCGTCCGGCACCCGCACCACGCACAAGGTGAATATCCCGGCCGACCGCAGCGGCTACCACGTGATCCTGGCCACCTGGAAAATCGCCGACACCGCGGCGACCTTCTACCAGGCCATCGACGTGAACATCGACAACAAGGGCGCGCCGCCGACCGAATGGAACACCATCGGCGCCGTCCAGCCGGAAGCCCTGAGCATCGGCGACAAGGTGATGACCCGCGTCTTCACCAACGCCGGTGAGCAGGCCAACCGCAAGACCGTGCTGAGCATCGACAACGCCCAGCAGGCCCAGGCCAACACCTGGCCCTACCTGCTGGCGCAGAAGGCCAACCTGGCCAACGCCGGCTACCTGATGGGCCAGCTCAACGCCGACGGCAAGGTGGTACCGAACTACGGCACCAACAACATCTACACCAAAGCCGGTAGCGATGTGGTCCGCGTGGAAATCCAGAAGGAGCAGCCGAGCATTCCGGCCGCACTCAGCCTGTCCAGCCTCAACGACAGCTACACCCTGAAAAACGGTGCCACCGAACTGCACTTCAATGCCATCGCTCAGGGCGGCAAGTACACCATCGACGCCACTGTGTTCAACGCCAAGGGTGAGAGCATCGCCTACCAGCAGGGCGAGGCCGGCAACAACATGCCGCACTTCAGCCTGCCGCTGAAGAACGTCCAGGCCGGTGAATACGACCTGGTGGTGGTGGCCAAGCCGGAGAAAGGCGAACTGCTGCAGAAGACCCACCACTTCACCCTCAAGGAAGAAGGCGGTAACGGCGGCGGTGCAGCCAAGTACGACTACGTATTCCCCGACGGAGTGAAGAGCTACCGCGCTGGTGTCCGCGTCCTGGCCAAGGACGGCAACATCTACGAGTGCAAACCGTTCCCGCAAGGCAGCTAC comes from the Pseudomonas sp. TCU-HL1 genome and includes:
- the gbpA gene encoding N-acetylglucosamine-binding protein GbpA, whose amino-acid sequence is MNHSTRPLAARMLPLAAALGLAALGAQQASAHGYIDSPKSRAYMCAASGGNLNKDCGSVAWEPQSIEYSPSVSHHYKGRFCADDFTKCGPADGTIPSGGIKGFAKLNEQSATRWQKTTIKPGMNDFTWRYTAGHATAYYQFYITKKDWNPNQPLTRDSFESKPLLHENANGARPSSGTRTTHKVNIPADRSGYHVILATWKIADTAATFYQAIDVNIDNKGAPPTEWNTIGAVQPEALSIGDKVMTRVFTNAGEQANRKTVLSIDNAQQAQANTWPYLLAQKANLANAGYLMGQLNADGKVVPNYGTNNIYTKAGSDVVRVEIQKEQPSIPAALSLSSLNDSYTLKNGATELHFNAIAQGGKYTIDATVFNAKGESIAYQQGEAGNNMPHFSLPLKNVQAGEYDLVVVAKPEKGELLQKTHHFTLKEEGGNGGGAAKYDYVFPDGVKSYRAGVRVLAKDGNIYECKPFPQGSYCPQWSPSANHFEPGVGQFWSQAWIRK